From the Candidatus Schekmanbacteria bacterium genome, one window contains:
- the fabF gene encoding beta-ketoacyl-[acyl-carrier-protein] synthase II, translating to MFLRRRAVITGLGIVSAIGIGKEKFWNSLKNGISGVDYIKSFDASSFPCKFAAEASDFDPTDFIPEKHAKRLDRFAQFGIAAAKMAVADSGLDLDKENRNRMGVIVGTSVGALAIGERQHAIFLEKGYRRINPFFATSIIPSSASSQIMINLGISGPCCTITTACASSTSAVGEAAEMIKTGRSDIMIAGGSETPITPFAIGTFANVNLLTTSDGDPKKAYKTFDIKRDGLVFGEGSSLFVIEEYERAKKRGAKIYAEVLGYGATADAYHVMTPLPDAKQAENAVRIALKDAKVNPEKIDYINPHASGTIHNDRAEALTIRNVFGELASKIFVSATKPYTGHAMGGCGALEIAACLMMMENNFLHPMLNLTERDPECDLNFVSAEGEEKELNYVMKISFGFGGYNAVCIFKKI from the coding sequence TTGTTCTTGAGAAGACGAGCAGTAATTACAGGTTTGGGTATTGTTTCAGCAATAGGAATTGGAAAAGAGAAATTTTGGAATTCTCTAAAAAACGGAATTTCAGGAGTTGACTACATAAAAAGCTTTGATGCTTCTTCTTTCCCTTGCAAGTTTGCCGCTGAAGCGTCAGATTTCGATCCGACTGACTTTATTCCTGAAAAGCATGCAAAGCGCCTTGACAGATTTGCACAGTTTGGAATTGCAGCTGCAAAGATGGCAGTTGCTGATTCAGGTCTTGATTTGGACAAAGAAAACAGAAATAGAATGGGAGTAATTGTAGGAACTTCTGTAGGTGCCCTTGCAATAGGAGAAAGGCAGCATGCGATTTTTTTGGAGAAGGGATATCGCAGGATAAACCCTTTTTTTGCAACTTCGATTATACCAAGTTCTGCTTCAAGCCAAATTATGATTAATCTTGGCATTTCAGGCCCCTGCTGTACCATAACAACGGCCTGTGCATCTTCGACTTCAGCAGTTGGCGAGGCAGCCGAAATGATTAAGACAGGAAGAAGCGATATAATGATTGCAGGCGGCTCTGAGACGCCTATAACTCCTTTTGCAATAGGTACCTTTGCAAATGTCAATCTCCTTACGACATCAGACGGCGATCCAAAGAAGGCGTATAAGACATTTGATATAAAAAGAGATGGTCTTGTTTTTGGAGAGGGGTCTTCTCTTTTTGTTATTGAAGAATATGAGCGAGCCAAAAAGCGGGGGGCAAAGATTTATGCAGAAGTTCTCGGTTATGGAGCAACTGCAGATGCATATCATGTGATGACTCCATTGCCTGATGCTAAACAGGCAGAAAATGCAGTAAGGATTGCTCTTAAAGATGCCAAAGTGAATCCTGAAAAGATAGACTATATAAATCCCCACGCAAGCGGAACAATCCATAATGACCGGGCTGAAGCCCTAACAATAAGAAATGTCTTTGGAGAGCTTGCGAGCAAAATTTTTGTGAGCGCAACGAAACCATATACAGGACACGCAATGGGCGGGTGCGGAGCTCTTGAGATTGCAGCATGCCTTATGATGATGGAGAATAATTTTCTGCATCCAATGTTGAACCTTACAGAGCGCGACCCCGAATGCGATCTTAATTTTGTTTCAGCAGAAGGAGAAGAGAAGGAACTGAATTATGTGATGAAAATATCTTTTGGTTTCGGCGGCTATAATGCAGTTTGTATTTTTAAAAAAATATAG
- a CDS encoding GAF domain-containing protein gives MSVYSLGFLIGTFFTLASGFFVYWKNRKNIANLLWLLLCLATSLWQFGRFSISIAENSAQALYWCRIIYAGAIFIPVFSIHFILAFINKVHKRRYVLISVYIAGFIELVLSFTPYFISGVEKRAVIGFYEVPEKAYIIHFIVFISVAMLILYELVSEYLVTEMAIRKNQLKYLFIASVFGYLSGLTSFFPLVSDSVLPIASPFTALFVLIISYAIIKYKFLDISIVIKKSLAYTFIVLILIVPCFAIIVWMQKKIFGVVDLTFSLIALILFVLVGLIFPRVKVGTEKTLENLLFKKQLNHEETIHNLSEAMVNVLEKAPLLRTLVETLVKKLDIDYACIVLLNEERNEFKVESSYGLNGNSAERVYPKDDYFFDWLQKRSRVAVKEEIMDSFDVPRKDYLIEKMNELQAEVCVPILSRSKLVGSLCMGKKMTGEIYNENELKLFQTLSNQFAVYLENAKLYESLKESRNRMRRSDRLASLGQLAAGMAHEIRNPLVSIQTFLQLLPERINDKEFRTDFLKITTGEVERISRLLTALLDFSKPSKPKFAEENLSELLEDIVFLCENQIKKKNIQVEKRYDVNLKSVNVDKEQIKQVFLNIILNAIDATPENGKIKIATRNINVDNQTYVQVEISDTGIGIEKQDLENIFNPFFTKKEKGSGLGLSICHQIIDEHMGTISAESEVGKGSSFYINIPVNPVVLDRRKGDRT, from the coding sequence ATGAGCGTTTATTCCCTTGGCTTTCTTATAGGCACTTTCTTTACTTTAGCTTCTGGTTTTTTTGTTTATTGGAAAAACAGAAAAAATATTGCCAATCTTCTTTGGCTTCTTCTATGTCTTGCAACTTCTCTTTGGCAATTTGGCCGATTTAGCATATCTATTGCAGAAAATTCAGCACAAGCCCTTTATTGGTGCAGGATAATCTATGCCGGCGCCATTTTTATTCCTGTCTTTAGTATTCATTTTATTCTGGCATTCATAAACAAGGTCCATAAAAGAAGATATGTACTTATTTCAGTCTATATTGCAGGCTTCATTGAACTTGTTTTAAGTTTTACACCGTACTTTATAAGCGGTGTTGAAAAAAGGGCAGTCATAGGTTTTTATGAAGTGCCTGAAAAGGCATATATAATCCATTTCATCGTATTCATTTCCGTAGCAATGCTTATTCTTTATGAGCTTGTTTCAGAATATCTTGTTACGGAAATGGCTATAAGAAAGAATCAGCTGAAATATCTTTTTATCGCTTCTGTTTTTGGATATTTGAGTGGCCTCACTTCTTTTTTTCCTCTTGTATCTGATAGTGTTTTGCCTATAGCTTCTCCTTTTACAGCGCTTTTTGTGCTGATTATAAGCTATGCAATCATAAAGTATAAATTCCTTGATATCAGCATAGTAATAAAAAAGAGCTTGGCTTATACTTTCATAGTTTTAATACTAATTGTTCCCTGCTTTGCAATTATTGTCTGGATGCAAAAGAAAATATTCGGTGTTGTTGATTTAACTTTCAGTTTAATAGCGCTTATTCTCTTTGTCCTTGTGGGGCTTATTTTCCCGAGAGTCAAGGTGGGCACAGAGAAAACTTTGGAAAACCTTCTATTCAAAAAACAGTTGAACCATGAAGAGACAATTCACAATTTGAGTGAAGCGATGGTGAATGTTTTGGAAAAAGCACCTCTTCTGCGGACACTGGTTGAAACTCTCGTTAAAAAACTCGATATCGATTATGCGTGCATTGTTTTACTCAATGAAGAGAGAAATGAGTTTAAAGTTGAATCTTCATATGGATTGAATGGCAATAGCGCTGAACGGGTATATCCTAAGGATGATTATTTTTTCGATTGGCTGCAAAAGAGAAGCAGAGTTGCTGTTAAGGAAGAGATAATGGACAGCTTTGATGTTCCAAGAAAAGATTATTTGATTGAAAAAATGAATGAACTTCAAGCAGAAGTATGTGTTCCCATTCTTTCAAGGTCAAAGCTTGTTGGGTCTTTATGTATGGGCAAGAAGATGACAGGTGAAATATATAATGAAAACGAATTGAAGCTCTTTCAAACCCTTTCAAATCAATTTGCCGTTTATTTGGAAAATGCAAAATTATACGAGAGTTTAAAGGAATCAAGGAATCGAATGAGACGGTCTGACCGTTTGGCATCTCTTGGGCAGCTTGCTGCAGGAATGGCTCATGAAATAAGAAATCCTTTAGTGTCGATACAAACATTTCTCCAGCTTCTTCCAGAAAGAATAAATGACAAAGAGTTTAGAACCGATTTTTTGAAAATTACAACTGGTGAAGTTGAAAGGATAAGCAGACTTCTAACAGCTCTACTTGATTTTTCAAAACCATCAAAACCTAAGTTTGCTGAGGAAAACTTGAGTGAACTTCTCGAGGATATAGTTTTCTTATGCGAAAATCAGATAAAGAAAAAGAACATTCAAGTTGAAAAACGCTATGATGTTAATCTTAAAAGTGTCAATGTAGATAAAGAGCAGATAAAACAAGTTTTTTTAAACATAATATTAAACGCTATTGATGCAACACCCGAAAATGGAAAAATAAAAATTGCAACGCGAAATATAAATGTAGATAATCAAACATATGTACAGGTTGAGATTTCAGATACCGGAATTGGCATTGAAAAACAGGATTTAGAAAATATTTTCAATCCTTTTTTCACAAAGAAGGAAAAGGGTTCGGGATTAGGCCTTTCAATATGCCACCAAATCATTGATGAGCATATGGGCACTATAAGCGCAGAAAGTGAAGTTGGAAAGGGGAGTAGTTTTTACATAAATATTCCTGTAAATCCTGTTGTTTTAGATAGAAGAAAAGGTGATAGGACATAA